Proteins encoded within one genomic window of Companilactobacillus zhachilii:
- a CDS encoding LCP family protein: protein MLHRNNKKKKSHTLRNTFLAFILLIVLGGAAYGMTRYRGVKNAVNSSFKPSGVAKQRDVNSELKSKKPISILLMGTDTGALGRDYKGRTDSMMVVTLNPKSQKTSITSIPRDTAINIPGYKDESPAKINSAYSYGQTKTAITAVQKLLNIPIDFYALINMGGMEKVIDQAGGIDVTPTLTFTYEGITFTKGEKTHMNGKKALAYSRMRYDDPQGDYGRQTRQRAVLTALLHKSSSVSTLLNQSFINSLSDQTQTDLTFDDLTTIAKDYNSVRKHTSETHLQGTSAQVADQSMEVMKKSELQRVTDYIRSNLGLAHAKTGTIAYKPTANSATTTKTEQDINNIGMQRSTTSTGTITSSSGYGSGY from the coding sequence ATATTGCATCGTAATAACAAGAAAAAGAAGAGTCACACATTAAGAAACACGTTCCTAGCGTTTATTTTATTAATAGTATTAGGAGGAGCTGCATACGGAATGACGCGTTACCGTGGGGTAAAGAATGCAGTTAACAGTTCTTTTAAACCATCTGGTGTAGCAAAGCAACGTGATGTTAATAGCGAATTGAAGTCAAAAAAGCCAATCTCAATTCTTCTAATGGGAACTGATACTGGTGCTTTAGGTCGTGACTATAAGGGAAGAACCGATAGTATGATGGTGGTCACGTTGAATCCTAAGAGTCAGAAGACTAGTATCACAAGTATTCCACGTGACACAGCTATCAATATTCCGGGATACAAAGATGAATCACCTGCAAAGATTAATTCCGCATATTCATATGGTCAAACTAAGACCGCTATCACTGCGGTTCAGAAATTATTAAATATTCCAATTGATTTTTATGCACTTATTAATATGGGTGGTATGGAAAAAGTTATTGATCAAGCCGGTGGGATTGATGTAACACCAACACTAACTTTTACGTACGAAGGTATTACTTTTACCAAGGGTGAAAAGACGCATATGAATGGCAAGAAAGCTTTAGCCTATTCAAGAATGCGTTATGATGATCCTCAAGGTGATTATGGGAGACAGACGCGTCAACGAGCTGTTTTGACTGCTTTGTTGCATAAGAGTAGTTCAGTTTCTACCCTCCTAAACCAGAGTTTTATTAACTCTCTTTCTGATCAAACTCAAACAGATTTAACATTCGACGATTTGACTACAATCGCTAAAGACTATAATTCAGTTAGAAAGCATACTTCAGAAACACATCTTCAAGGAACTAGTGCCCAAGTTGCTGATCAAAGTATGGAAGTAATGAAAAAGTCAGAATTACAACGAGTTACCGATTATATTCGTTCCAATTTGGGATTGGCTCATGCCAAAACGGGAACAATTGCCTATAAACCAACAGCCAACAGTGCAACTACTACTAAGACTGAGCAAGATATTAATAATATCGGTATGCAACGTTCTACGACTTCAACTGGGACAATTACCAGTTCGTCAGGTTATGGCAGTGGTTATTAA
- a CDS encoding Ig-like domain-containing protein: protein MKKIIIIVLINILALLVGLFVVNKKFWQDEVQTTVVAGIIPGISFPDISNPLPSIPLPSLPTNPEDLMNIALDNIIDKKHKPTSDPFIFLIFWLTLGYNLQPSDKYTVVNSSKTLYTSSGNSIWESLLNPLATPHYLWYQSTDKENWKRMYSETDKYLTVTPNKVGTVYYKQATIWYWQVPANFTDIVYSKVASVTTLPKYRDADKLTVTADGDYLYNNQENDSTIFVKGLPSPSDATGNITWSVDDSSLATVDKKTGQVIANKNGKSGIVRITGELSNTAKSSVKGSIDIKVGGGLDDMTVHEGDTAKFDIRGHFDQKPTSVVWHKILPNGQDKVVSDDDTMSYTTPKTSYNDNLDKYFAVMTITNGTKNKQIKTNLANLSVLKNDRPDVSIKGTIFNDKGSHNDTGEILWNVSSGDILTFKLNMSYSNPNGALTNGLIGLRVPKTMQPEAITLDNKNISGLDFSQVPNPDNSEEKIFVINNIDLANSAGEHSLEIKGRVGEMGKILSYKSMFMFQCNNAYTGSPFEVDSNPLVWYLGHDMITLKAYEWKYQNIDETTKGKLVKRQKNDSEVLHVDDNRINKASTTLSLYQYNPFNLNNDITLSAETRYYKKDGSFVPIGGKNGVVVEETTEGVPLKSIFWSLDEGPLLYVLPRELTLGSYTTLFTWQLSQSIPNTNLSVTKNS from the coding sequence TTGAAGAAAATTATAATTATCGTACTCATAAATATATTAGCCCTTTTAGTAGGTTTGTTTGTCGTGAACAAGAAATTTTGGCAAGATGAAGTACAGACAACGGTTGTTGCAGGAATTATCCCAGGTATTTCTTTTCCCGATATTTCAAATCCATTGCCTTCCATACCGTTACCATCACTGCCAACTAATCCTGAAGACCTTATGAATATAGCATTAGATAACATTATTGATAAAAAACATAAACCAACGTCTGATCCTTTTATTTTTTTGATTTTTTGGTTAACGCTTGGTTATAATTTGCAACCTAGTGATAAATATACAGTAGTTAATTCATCAAAAACTCTTTATACGAGTTCAGGGAATTCTATTTGGGAAAGTCTTTTGAATCCTTTAGCCACACCGCATTATTTGTGGTATCAGTCTACAGATAAAGAAAATTGGAAAAGGATGTATTCTGAGACAGATAAATATTTGACGGTTACTCCTAATAAGGTTGGAACAGTGTATTATAAGCAGGCAACAATTTGGTATTGGCAAGTACCTGCCAATTTTACAGATATTGTCTATTCTAAAGTAGCATCTGTTACAACCCTTCCTAAATACCGTGATGCTGATAAGTTAACTGTAACAGCAGATGGCGATTATTTATATAATAACCAAGAGAACGATTCTACAATCTTTGTAAAAGGATTGCCAAGTCCAAGTGATGCTACTGGGAATATTACTTGGTCAGTTGATGATAGTAGTTTGGCAACTGTAGATAAAAAAACAGGACAAGTGATTGCCAATAAAAATGGTAAATCTGGAATTGTCCGAATTACAGGCGAATTGAGTAATACAGCGAAATCTTCTGTAAAGGGGAGTATTGATATTAAGGTAGGTGGAGGATTAGATGATATGACAGTTCATGAGGGAGATACTGCAAAGTTTGATATTCGTGGTCATTTTGACCAAAAGCCAACTTCAGTAGTTTGGCATAAAATTCTCCCGAATGGACAAGATAAGGTCGTGAGTGATGATGATACTATGTCATACACTACTCCTAAAACTTCTTACAATGATAATTTGGATAAGTATTTTGCTGTTATGACAATTACTAATGGTACAAAAAATAAACAAATTAAAACAAATTTGGCCAATTTAAGTGTATTAAAAAATGATAGGCCTGATGTTTCTATTAAAGGGACGATTTTTAATGATAAAGGAAGTCACAATGATACAGGTGAAATACTTTGGAATGTTTCATCGGGAGATATTCTAACCTTTAAATTAAATATGAGCTATTCTAATCCAAATGGTGCTCTTACTAATGGACTCATAGGCTTAAGGGTTCCTAAAACAATGCAACCTGAAGCTATTACTTTGGATAATAAGAATATATCTGGTTTAGACTTTAGCCAGGTTCCAAATCCAGATAATAGTGAAGAAAAAATATTTGTTATTAATAATATCGATCTTGCCAATTCTGCGGGGGAACATTCGTTGGAGATTAAGGGAAGAGTTGGTGAGATGGGAAAAATTTTGTCTTATAAGTCGATGTTTATGTTTCAGTGTAATAATGCATATACAGGTAGTCCATTTGAAGTTGATAGTAATCCGCTAGTTTGGTATTTAGGTCATGATATGATAACTTTGAAGGCTTATGAGTGGAAGTATCAAAATATTGATGAGACAACAAAGGGGAAGTTAGTTAAAAGGCAAAAGAATGATAGCGAAGTGTTGCATGTGGACGACAATAGAATTAATAAAGCCAGCACCACACTATCTTTATATCAATATAACCCCTTTAATTTAAATAATGATATTACTTTGTCTGCTGAAACAAGGTATTATAAAAAAGATGGTTCATTTGTTCCAATAGGTGGGAAAAATGGAGTAGTTGTTGAAGAGACAACTGAAGGTGTGCCATTGAAGTCAATCTTTTGGAGTTTAGATGAGGGACCATTATTGTATGTTTTGCCTAGAGAATTGACCTTAGGAAGTTATACTACCTTATTTACATGGCAATTATCACAATCTATTCCGAATACAAATTTATCAGTTACAAAAAATAGTTAA
- a CDS encoding glycosyltransferase: MKKKIVHIVESFGSGVLSYLSDLVSGLSDDYDLTILYGERQQTPKNLNDYFPSNVKLIKIANFTRNINPIKDIKATLEIRDLLRQIDPDIIHLHSSKAGVLGRMIRYKKGQKVFYTPHGYAFLNETDGKFKHLIYYDAEKILGFRNVETIACSKSEYLSSLKVTKHSKYINNSIDTNKLDTFFSNESNTQDVIFTVGRIDEQKNPRLFNKIAESMPDMKFIWFGDGNQRSLLTANNIEVTGWLSRETLLQKTQAYKYFILTSRWEGLPISLLEAMYFKKICFVTNVAGNKDTIVDKVDGYCFNTAEQFLDDFGSRDASLGLAAHEKIQKEFSRERMLGEYIETYERYNHD, from the coding sequence ATGAAGAAGAAAATTGTACACATTGTTGAGTCATTTGGTAGTGGGGTGCTGTCCTATCTTTCTGATTTAGTGTCAGGTTTATCAGATGATTATGACCTAACAATTTTATATGGTGAAAGACAACAGACGCCTAAGAATCTCAATGACTATTTTCCATCAAATGTAAAACTGATAAAAATTGCTAATTTTACGAGAAATATCAATCCGATTAAGGATATTAAAGCTACGTTAGAGATTCGCGATTTACTAAGACAAATTGATCCGGATATCATTCACTTGCACTCGTCTAAGGCTGGTGTTTTGGGAAGAATGATTCGCTATAAGAAGGGTCAAAAAGTTTTTTACACACCGCACGGCTATGCATTTTTGAATGAGACTGATGGCAAATTCAAACATTTGATTTATTACGATGCCGAAAAAATTTTAGGCTTTAGAAATGTGGAAACTATCGCTTGTAGTAAGAGTGAATATTTATCTAGTTTGAAAGTGACTAAACATTCGAAGTATATAAATAATTCGATTGATACTAATAAATTGGATACGTTTTTTTCCAATGAAAGCAATACACAAGATGTGATATTTACTGTCGGTAGAATCGATGAACAAAAGAATCCGCGGCTCTTTAATAAAATTGCTGAATCGATGCCAGATATGAAATTTATTTGGTTTGGTGATGGAAATCAGCGTTCGTTATTGACGGCTAATAATATTGAAGTTACTGGATGGTTGTCGCGAGAAACGTTACTTCAAAAAACTCAAGCGTATAAATATTTTATTTTAACTTCTAGGTGGGAGGGGCTACCTATTTCCTTACTAGAGGCAATGTATTTTAAAAAGATTTGTTTTGTGACGAATGTTGCTGGAAATAAAGACACGATTGTTGATAAAGTAGATGGCTATTGTTTTAATACTGCGGAACAATTTCTAGATGATTTTGGATCAAGAGATGCCAGTTTAGGATTGGCTGCTCATGAGAAGATTCAAAAGGAATTCTCTAGGGAAAGGATGCTAGGTGAATACATTGAAACTTACGAAAGATATAACCATGACTAA
- a CDS encoding glycosyltransferase, which yields MNKNIFFVASNPFNPDPRAEKQMLTLLKGNYNVFGIGWDRDRNDNYTYNLLDKVEIHEIGIKSSFGSGLKNLFPIMKFNIKLFSQLVKDNKKIDVVHSVNFDTGLTSLIYTKIFRKKLVYDIYDYYVDSFPVPNSLKGIVKKLENLVINNSDFTIIPIDYRKQQIKDAHPKKLEIVYNTPSYVPNRDLKKYSSEYVSGKLNISFVGAIVPDRFIDELILIAQKRDDVFFHIAGYGSEELVNKIKANSKNMKFYGKVAYDDGLAISNIGDLMVAMYDPKVENHKYSAPNKFYEALFLGKPIIVANKTGVDDLVRKYHVGYTVDYSIKAFEELLDTIDKASLSEFKDNNQKIYETKFSWEKIEKEILESYNHLFD from the coding sequence ATGAATAAGAATATTTTCTTCGTTGCCAGCAATCCCTTTAATCCGGATCCTCGAGCTGAGAAACAAATGCTGACGTTACTAAAAGGAAACTACAATGTTTTTGGAATTGGCTGGGACAGAGATAGAAATGATAATTATACTTATAATTTGTTGGACAAAGTAGAGATCCATGAAATAGGGATAAAAAGTTCTTTTGGAAGTGGGTTAAAAAATTTATTTCCAATAATGAAATTTAATATAAAATTGTTTTCTCAATTAGTTAAAGATAATAAAAAAATTGATGTTGTTCATTCAGTGAATTTTGATACCGGATTAACGTCGTTGATTTATACCAAAATTTTCCGTAAGAAGTTAGTTTATGATATTTACGATTATTATGTCGACTCGTTTCCGGTGCCGAATAGTTTAAAAGGGATTGTAAAAAAGTTAGAGAATCTGGTTATTAATAACAGCGATTTCACCATTATTCCGATTGATTATAGAAAACAGCAAATTAAGGACGCTCATCCCAAGAAGCTAGAAATCGTTTATAATACGCCAAGTTATGTACCCAATAGAGACTTGAAGAAATATTCATCAGAATACGTATCAGGAAAATTGAATATTTCCTTTGTCGGTGCAATCGTTCCCGATAGATTCATTGATGAGTTGATATTGATTGCTCAAAAAAGAGACGATGTTTTCTTTCATATTGCCGGTTATGGTTCAGAAGAATTAGTTAACAAAATCAAAGCCAACTCTAAAAATATGAAATTTTATGGAAAAGTAGCATATGACGATGGCTTAGCAATTTCCAATATCGGTGATCTCATGGTGGCAATGTATGATCCAAAAGTGGAAAACCATAAGTATTCAGCACCAAATAAGTTTTATGAAGCCTTGTTTTTGGGTAAGCCTATTATTGTAGCTAATAAAACAGGCGTGGATGATTTGGTGAGAAAGTATCATGTGGGGTACACAGTCGATTATTCTATAAAAGCATTTGAGGAATTGTTAGATACAATTGATAAAGCGAGTCTTAGTGAATTTAAAGATAATAATCAAAAGATTTATGAGACTAAGTTTAGTTGGGAAAAAATCGAAAAAGAAATCCTTGAGTCTTATAACCATCTGTTTGATTGA
- a CDS encoding type II toxin-antitoxin system HicA family toxin has protein sequence MAMKPQKIVKILRQNGFVKKSQNGSHLKMYNPETNVTLPVPIHHDKELEHGIESKILKQAGIKIN, from the coding sequence ATGGCAATGAAACCACAAAAGATTGTTAAAATCTTGCGCCAAAATGGTTTTGTCAAAAAGTCACAAAATGGATCACATTTAAAAATGTATAATCCAGAAACAAACGTGACGCTTCCAGTCCCCATTCATCATGATAAAGAGCTTGAACATGGGATTGAAAGTAAGATATTGAAGCAAGCTGGTATAAAAATAAACTAG
- a CDS encoding type II toxin-antitoxin system HicB family antitoxin, whose product MKNNVLIYPVILHAEDKGYSVEIPDIDNGTWTQGESLGDALFKAQDVVGMMLGDKKDYPKPTKLEDIEVHNYDVKTLIYIDMKEYRRNNPKTVRKNVTVPEYLVTLGKQQNINFSAVLTEALKNKLDI is encoded by the coding sequence TTGAAAAATAATGTTTTAATCTATCCAGTTATTCTACATGCTGAAGATAAAGGTTATAGTGTGGAAATCCCAGATATTGATAATGGTACGTGGACACAGGGAGAAAGCCTCGGGGATGCTCTTTTTAAGGCTCAAGATGTTGTTGGAATGATGTTAGGGGATAAGAAAGATTATCCTAAGCCAACAAAATTAGAGGATATTGAAGTACACAATTATGATGTTAAAACTCTTATCTATATAGATATGAAAGAATATCGTCGAAATAACCCTAAGACAGTGCGCAAGAATGTTACTGTTCCAGAGTATCTGGTAACTTTGGGAAAACAACAAAATATTAATTTCTCGGCTGTTTTAACTGAAGCCTTGAAAAATAAACTAGATATATAA
- a CDS encoding flippase, translating into MKVIKNYLYNATYQIFILLVPFVTIPYLSRVLGPTGVGINSYTNSIIQLFILLGGLGTNLYGSRQVAFVRDKRAELTRVFYEVTIFRLISFLMIFLLFGVFLLFSGEYKLFYLAQSISILAALLDVAWFFMGLENFAVTVVRNIVVKVTTLIFIFVFVKKPSDLMIYILIVSFSLVFGNLTLLPSLKRYIGRPDWQNLHIKKYLWPAILLFIPQVSTQVYVLINKTLLGSMIDVQVSGYFDQSDKIIKMILAIVTATGTVMMPHVANAFANGKHDETKRYLYESFSFVSALSVPMMLGLIAVADKFVPLFFTDKFIDVVPIMMLEAVVILMIAWNNVLGTQYLLPTDQTKYFIQSVILGTVFNCLIDIPFIILWKAEGAAVATVLSELLVFGYQLWTVRAQIKFKFLFEDSYKYFLAGSIMFGVVFVLDRKLSASWLSIVLEIVLGILVYLVLLILFKAKIVERAKKVLKL; encoded by the coding sequence ATGAAAGTAATTAAAAACTATTTATATAATGCCACTTATCAAATATTTATTTTGTTAGTTCCTTTTGTAACAATTCCCTATCTCTCAAGAGTTCTGGGACCAACTGGAGTCGGGATAAATTCGTATACTAATTCAATTATTCAATTGTTTATTTTGCTAGGTGGACTGGGTACAAATTTATATGGTAGTAGGCAAGTTGCTTTTGTTAGAGACAAAAGGGCTGAGTTAACACGAGTATTTTATGAAGTAACCATTTTTAGATTGATTAGTTTTTTGATGATATTTCTCCTTTTTGGCGTTTTTTTACTGTTTTCAGGAGAGTACAAATTATTTTACTTGGCTCAATCTATTTCGATATTAGCAGCGTTACTTGATGTAGCTTGGTTCTTTATGGGACTGGAAAACTTTGCGGTCACGGTCGTCAGAAACATCGTTGTCAAAGTGACTACGTTAATATTTATTTTTGTATTTGTTAAAAAACCATCTGATTTGATGATTTATATTTTGATTGTTTCCTTTTCGCTTGTTTTCGGTAATTTGACCTTATTACCAAGTTTAAAGAGATATATCGGTCGTCCAGATTGGCAAAATTTGCACATAAAAAAGTATCTTTGGCCCGCAATCTTATTGTTTATTCCCCAAGTTTCGACGCAGGTTTATGTGTTAATAAACAAGACATTGTTGGGCTCGATGATTGATGTACAAGTGTCAGGTTATTTTGATCAGTCAGATAAAATAATTAAGATGATTTTAGCCATTGTTACAGCGACAGGGACAGTAATGATGCCGCATGTAGCTAATGCTTTTGCCAATGGAAAGCATGATGAGACCAAAAGGTACTTATATGAAAGTTTCTCATTTGTATCGGCGTTGTCAGTGCCAATGATGTTGGGCCTTATTGCAGTAGCCGATAAATTTGTCCCATTATTTTTCACTGATAAGTTTATCGATGTAGTGCCAATAATGATGCTTGAAGCGGTCGTCATCTTAATGATTGCTTGGAATAACGTTTTAGGGACGCAATACTTGTTGCCGACTGATCAGACAAAATATTTCATACAATCAGTTATTTTAGGTACGGTGTTTAATTGTTTGATTGATATACCCTTTATAATTTTGTGGAAAGCTGAGGGAGCTGCTGTTGCAACGGTTCTTTCGGAGTTGTTGGTCTTTGGTTATCAATTATGGACTGTGAGAGCGCAAATAAAGTTTAAATTCTTGTTTGAAGATAGTTATAAATATTTTTTGGCGGGATCGATTATGTTTGGAGTAGTTTTTGTGTTGGATAGGAAATTGAGTGCTTCTTGGTTAAGTATCGTTTTGGAAATAGTTTTGGGAATCTTGGTTTATTTAGTTTTACTTATCTTGTTTAAAGCGAAGATTGTTGAACGTGCTAAGAAGGTTTTAAAATTGTGA
- the glf gene encoding UDP-galactopyranose mutase: MRYLVVGSGLFGSTFAYEAAKRGNKVQVIEKRNHIGGNIYTKEVEGIQVHEYGAHIFHTSMKDIWDYVNQFADFNNYINSPIANYNGEIYNLPFNMNTFNKLWGVITPEQAREKIEEQKNSLNLNGIPRNLEEQALSLVGPDVYEKLVKGYTEKQWGKKATELPSFIIRRLPVRFTYNNNYFNDIYQGIPIGGYTQIIEQMLDSELINVETNVDFFDHKDEYLNSDYKIVYTGMIDRFFDYKLGELEYRSLRFDTEIKDVDNYQGNAVVNYTDSQTPYTRIIEHKHFEFGKGNKNKTVITREYPQAWHRSDEPYYPVNDKKNKELYKQYLSLSRSDFPNVLFGGRLGQYRYYNMDQTIMSALQAVHREFGE; this comes from the coding sequence TTGAGATACTTAGTAGTAGGTTCAGGCCTTTTTGGTTCGACTTTTGCATATGAGGCGGCTAAACGAGGAAATAAAGTTCAGGTTATTGAAAAGCGTAACCATATCGGTGGAAATATCTATACAAAAGAAGTAGAAGGTATTCAAGTACATGAGTACGGAGCTCACATTTTTCATACGAGTATGAAAGATATATGGGATTATGTTAATCAATTTGCCGATTTCAATAATTATATTAATAGTCCAATAGCAAATTATAATGGTGAGATTTATAATTTGCCGTTTAATATGAACACCTTTAATAAATTATGGGGTGTAATAACTCCCGAACAAGCAAGAGAAAAAATTGAAGAACAAAAAAATAGTCTCAATTTGAATGGTATTCCCCGCAATTTAGAAGAACAAGCATTGTCCTTAGTGGGCCCAGATGTTTATGAAAAGTTAGTTAAAGGATATACAGAAAAACAATGGGGCAAAAAAGCAACGGAGCTACCATCCTTCATTATTAGACGACTACCTGTTAGATTTACATACAATAATAATTACTTTAATGATATTTACCAGGGAATACCAATCGGTGGATATACCCAAATAATTGAACAGATGCTTGATAGTGAGCTGATAAATGTCGAAACCAATGTTGACTTTTTTGATCATAAAGATGAATATCTTAATTCTGACTATAAAATAGTTTATACAGGTATGATTGATCGATTTTTCGATTATAAATTAGGTGAATTAGAATATCGGAGTTTGCGATTTGATACTGAGATTAAAGATGTGGATAACTATCAAGGAAATGCAGTTGTAAACTATACAGATTCTCAAACACCTTATACTAGAATAATTGAACATAAACATTTTGAATTTGGAAAGGGAAATAAGAATAAGACAGTTATTACGCGAGAATATCCTCAAGCATGGCATCGTAGTGATGAACCTTATTATCCAGTGAATGATAAAAAAAATAAGGAACTTTACAAGCAGTATTTATCACTATCTAGAAGTGATTTTCCTAATGTGTTGTTTGGCGGAAGATTAGGACAATATCGTTACTACAATATGGATCAGACTATCATGTCAGCGTTACAAGCAGTTCATAGAGAATTCGGAGAATAA
- a CDS encoding GT-D fold domain-containing glycosyltransferase — protein sequence MFRSKIKDYLRFLKWRIPYKRSIKKFPIKTLNFDDTVDLIIRNKLSVSRFGDGEFRFLLSKDTGGTFEINSRRLSTELKNILIERNDKVLICLPSVYKSINNLKFEDKVFWQREVSIYLKQYYKYLPKKVYGDAFFTRPYQEYSINDSLTEYKFKKIKRIWDERNILLVEGRLTRFGVGNDLLKNAHSVKRILAPEVNAFEKIDCIYDAVENGLKGKHDDTLVLLSLGPTATVLSAKLSNNLNVQAIDIGHLDIEYEWFIRRATKKIPIKGKYVNESINSKFIESKVNKKYLSEIVDEIE from the coding sequence ATGTTTAGATCAAAAATAAAGGATTACTTGAGGTTTTTAAAATGGCGTATACCTTATAAAAGAAGTATTAAAAAATTTCCAATTAAAACATTGAATTTTGATGATACGGTGGATTTGATTATAAGAAATAAACTTTCAGTTTCAAGGTTTGGAGACGGTGAGTTCAGGTTTTTATTGTCTAAAGATACAGGTGGGACATTTGAAATAAATTCAAGAAGACTTTCGACGGAATTGAAAAATATTTTGATAGAAAGAAATGATAAAGTTTTAATTTGTTTACCTAGTGTTTACAAGAGTATAAATAATCTCAAATTTGAGGATAAAGTTTTTTGGCAACGTGAGGTGAGTATTTATTTAAAGCAATATTATAAATATTTGCCTAAGAAAGTATATGGTGATGCCTTTTTTACACGACCTTATCAAGAGTATTCAATTAATGATTCCTTGACTGAATATAAATTTAAAAAAATAAAAAGAATATGGGATGAAAGAAATATTCTTTTAGTGGAGGGGCGACTGACCAGATTTGGTGTTGGAAATGATTTGTTAAAAAATGCTCATTCTGTTAAAAGAATATTAGCTCCTGAAGTTAATGCCTTTGAAAAGATTGATTGTATTTATGATGCAGTTGAGAATGGATTGAAAGGGAAGCATGATGATACATTAGTTCTTTTATCTTTAGGACCAACGGCAACAGTTTTGTCTGCAAAGCTAAGTAATAACCTTAATGTACAGGCAATAGATATTGGTCATTTAGACATTGAATACGAATGGTTTATTAGAAGGGCAACAAAGAAGATTCCGATAAAAGGAAAGTATGTTAATGAATCAATAAATAGTAAATTTATTGAAAGTAAAGTCAATAAAAAATATTTATCGGAAATTGTGGATGAAATTGAGTAA
- a CDS encoding polysaccharide biosynthesis C-terminal domain-containing protein gives MKVVKNYLYNAFYQVFILLVPLITTPYLSRVLGPTGVGINSYTNSIIQYFILFGSIGINLYGNRQIAFVRDNREKLTQTFYEIFILRIITILLAYFAFEIFVMSVDKYQIYYLAQSVSIIAAAFDISWFFMGVENFAVTVFRNLIIKIITLVSIFTLVKSTDDLVIYILILSLSLLLGNMTLFPSLHKYIGRFSLRKINVRQHILPSLILFIPQIATQVYLVLNKTMLGSMVSVQSAGFFDQSDKMIKMVLAVVTATGTVMLPHVANAYANGEHERTRHYLYKSFNFVTSLSVPMMFGLIAVTPKFVPLFFSNEFIQVIPIMMIESVVIVLIAWSNVIGTQFLLPTKRTNQFTISVVLGAIVNLVVNIPLIFMYGAIGASIATVISELTVTLYQLFVIRKIVNYRSLFIDVNKYLFAGTIMFLTVFILDGYLPSNWLMILIEIMLGIIVYVLMLIVFKVKIVDDLKKIIK, from the coding sequence ATGAAGGTTGTAAAGAATTATCTTTATAATGCATTTTATCAAGTATTTATCTTATTAGTTCCACTGATTACTACTCCTTATCTCTCACGTGTACTTGGACCAACAGGAGTGGGTATAAATTCGTATACAAATTCAATAATTCAGTATTTCATTTTATTCGGAAGTATTGGAATTAATTTATATGGAAATAGGCAGATTGCATTCGTCAGGGATAATAGAGAGAAACTTACTCAAACATTCTATGAAATATTTATTCTACGTATAATAACAATATTACTTGCATATTTTGCTTTTGAAATATTTGTAATGAGCGTTGATAAATATCAAATATATTATTTAGCACAATCGGTATCTATTATAGCTGCAGCATTTGATATTTCCTGGTTCTTTATGGGAGTTGAGAATTTTGCGGTAACTGTATTCAGAAATTTGATTATAAAAATAATTACACTAGTTAGTATATTTACCCTAGTTAAGTCTACCGATGATTTGGTTATTTATATTTTAATTTTGTCATTATCATTGTTATTGGGAAATATGACGCTATTTCCAAGCTTGCATAAATATATAGGTCGATTTAGTTTAAGAAAGATTAATGTACGTCAACATATACTGCCGTCATTAATTTTATTTATTCCTCAAATTGCGACACAAGTCTACTTGGTATTGAATAAGACAATGCTAGGCTCAATGGTGTCGGTTCAATCGGCAGGATTTTTTGACCAGTCGGATAAAATGATTAAGATGGTTCTAGCTGTTGTTACAGCAACTGGGACAGTAATGTTGCCCCACGTCGCCAACGCATATGCTAATGGAGAACATGAAAGAACAAGACATTACTTATACAAGAGTTTTAATTTTGTTACATCATTGTCTGTGCCTATGATGTTTGGCTTGATAGCTGTTACACCTAAATTTGTACCATTATTTTTTTCAAACGAATTTATTCAAGTTATTCCTATTATGATGATTGAGTCTGTTGTTATTGTATTGATTGCTTGGAGTAATGTCATTGGGACACAGTTCCTTTTACCAACTAAGAGAACTAACCAATTCACAATTTCGGTTGTTTTAGGGGCTATCGTTAATTTGGTTGTTAACATACCGTTGATTTTTATGTATGGTGCAATCGGTGCATCAATTGCAACAGTTATTTCTGAATTGACCGTTACGTTGTATCAATTGTTTGTTATTAGAAAAATAGTAAATTATCGAAGTTTGTTTATTGATGTAAATAAGTATTTGTTTGCCGGAACAATAATGTTCCTTACTGTTTTTATCCTTGATGGATATCTACCTAGTAATTGGTTAATGATTTTAATTGAAATAATGTTGGGCATAATAGTGTATGTTTTAATGCTTATCGTTTTTAAAGTTAAGATAGTTGATGATTTAAAAAAAATAATCAAGTGA